The Gemmatimonadales bacterium genome has a segment encoding these proteins:
- the secF gene encoding protein translocase subunit SecF: MVRIFADAAYDFIGFRRRAIFATIILFCVGVIAMIVRTPAINYSVEFTGGTLVQVTILQGNPSQADLRTGLERASLVDPEITPFGPKQYVIRARTAVGNDPDNTHVTAKAISTGLDNVVGAGHYRVDDTEAVGPKVGKELRTKAFLAIFLSFFAVLAYLAYRFEWRFGLAAVVATFHDIVLTICFIAVMRIEVSLVVVAAVLSMVGYSLNDTIVIFDRVRENLRKNRRDHLIEVMNRSINETLPRSVLTHTTALATLCALAIFGGPVIRPFALVMFFGVFTGTFSSVFIAAPVLLIIEGRWPGVDGRGVKVGGKTTSTRGRTQPV, from the coding sequence ATGGTTCGCATCTTCGCAGACGCTGCCTACGACTTCATCGGTTTCCGTCGCCGCGCGATCTTTGCCACGATCATCCTCTTTTGCGTCGGGGTGATCGCGATGATCGTCCGGACGCCGGCGATCAACTACTCCGTCGAATTCACTGGCGGCACGCTGGTGCAGGTCACGATCCTGCAGGGGAATCCGTCGCAGGCCGATCTCCGCACCGGTCTTGAGCGCGCGTCGCTCGTCGATCCCGAGATCACGCCGTTCGGACCGAAGCAGTACGTGATCCGCGCGCGCACCGCGGTCGGCAACGATCCCGACAACACGCACGTCACCGCCAAGGCGATCTCCACCGGCCTCGACAACGTGGTGGGCGCGGGGCACTATCGCGTGGACGACACCGAAGCGGTCGGCCCCAAGGTCGGCAAGGAACTTCGCACCAAGGCGTTCCTCGCGATCTTCCTCTCGTTCTTCGCGGTGCTGGCCTATCTCGCCTACCGGTTCGAATGGCGCTTCGGACTCGCCGCCGTCGTCGCAACGTTCCACGACATCGTCCTCACCATCTGCTTCATCGCGGTGATGCGGATCGAAGTGTCGCTCGTCGTCGTCGCGGCGGTGCTGTCGATGGTCGGGTATTCACTCAACGACACCATCGTCATCTTCGACCGCGTTCGCGAGAATCTCCGCAAGAATCGCCGTGACCACCTCATCGAGGTGATGAATCGGTCGATCAACGAGACGCTGCCACGATCGGTGCTGACCCACACCACCGCGCTGGCGACGCTCTGCGCGCTGGCGATCTTCGGCGGCCCGGTCATCCGTCCGTTCGCGCTGGTCATGTTCTTCGGTGTCTTCACCGGCACCTTCTCGTCGGTCTTCATCGCTGCGCCGGTGCTGCTGATCATCGAAGGCCGGTGGCCCGGAGTCGACGGACGCGGCGTCAAGGTGGGCGGCAAGACCACCTCGACGAGGGGCCGCACCCAGCCGGTCTGA
- the secD gene encoding protein translocase subunit SecD, which yields MLSTIRNRMILIGLLILASIIYLIPRNVTVRQRDAQGGLHDVQHRQVPIKYGLDLQGGMHLSLGLDTTVKKVSDPANAIDLALIVLRKRIDDFGVAEPLIQKLGNDQIVVELPGLTEPDRAIGIVQSQAFLEFRLTDKTGALDAALPQMDRALTRLGIKGTGPAPKASGVAALLGSDTSKKGTLKSDSGKKTHADSVASDTTTAQAILSSLIHPASDIGVQALPGEYAVLETAYNRVDTLLNIPDVKRLWPRGVEFKWSQDPISVGTQSYRMLYALSDKAIVDGSHLTHAAAQIDPLTQKRVVTFTLDRSGGRIFGAETGRHVGDYMAIVLNNKVQGPPPVIESQINQNGQIELGNRSLADAQDLALTLSAGALPVPLKVLDERQVGASLGADSIHDGMVAGLVGTLMVIIIMVGYYRWSGVLAVAALGLYVLFTLAGLAAVQATLTLPGLAGLVLSVGIAVDANVLIFERIREELIAGRSVRVAVDEGFKHAMNAIVDSNVSTVVTALFLFQFGTGPVKGFAVTLIMGIAASMVTAVFVTKTFFLLWLQRRPTATTLSI from the coding sequence ATGCTTTCGACGATTCGCAATCGCATGATTCTGATCGGGCTGCTGATCCTGGCATCGATCATCTATCTCATCCCGCGCAACGTCACCGTGCGCCAGCGGGACGCGCAGGGCGGACTGCACGATGTGCAGCATCGTCAGGTGCCGATCAAGTACGGGCTCGATCTGCAAGGCGGGATGCATCTCTCGCTGGGGCTCGACACCACCGTCAAGAAGGTGTCCGATCCCGCGAACGCCATCGACCTCGCCCTGATCGTGCTCCGCAAGCGCATCGACGATTTCGGCGTCGCAGAGCCGTTGATCCAGAAGCTCGGCAACGATCAGATCGTCGTTGAGCTCCCCGGACTTACCGAACCCGATCGCGCCATCGGCATCGTGCAGAGCCAGGCGTTCCTCGAGTTCCGCCTGACCGACAAAACCGGCGCGCTCGACGCCGCACTTCCCCAGATGGACCGCGCCCTGACCCGGCTCGGCATCAAGGGAACCGGCCCCGCGCCCAAGGCGAGTGGCGTGGCGGCGTTGCTCGGATCGGATACCAGCAAGAAGGGAACGCTCAAGTCCGACAGCGGCAAGAAGACGCACGCCGACTCCGTGGCCTCCGACACCACGACGGCGCAGGCGATCCTCAGCTCGCTGATCCATCCGGCCAGCGATATCGGTGTACAGGCGCTTCCGGGCGAATACGCTGTCCTCGAAACGGCATACAACCGGGTCGATACCCTGCTGAACATTCCCGACGTGAAGAGACTCTGGCCGCGCGGCGTGGAGTTCAAGTGGTCGCAGGACCCCATCTCGGTGGGAACGCAGAGCTACCGGATGCTGTATGCCCTCTCCGACAAGGCGATTGTCGACGGATCGCACCTCACGCATGCGGCAGCGCAGATCGATCCGCTGACGCAGAAGCGCGTCGTCACCTTCACGCTCGATCGTTCGGGCGGACGGATCTTCGGCGCGGAAACCGGCCGGCATGTCGGCGACTACATGGCGATCGTGCTGAACAACAAGGTGCAGGGGCCGCCGCCGGTCATCGAAAGCCAGATCAATCAGAACGGCCAGATCGAACTCGGCAATCGCTCGCTCGCCGATGCGCAGGATCTGGCGCTTACCCTGAGTGCCGGCGCCCTCCCGGTGCCGCTCAAGGTCCTCGATGAGCGCCAGGTCGGCGCCTCCCTCGGCGCCGACTCGATCCACGACGGCATGGTGGCAGGGCTGGTCGGTACGCTGATGGTCATCATCATCATGGTCGGCTACTACCGCTGGTCTGGTGTGCTGGCCGTAGCGGCGCTGGGACTCTACGTCCTCTTCACGCTGGCGGGGCTCGCGGCGGTGCAGGCGACGCTCACGCTCCCCGGACTCGCCGGTCTGGTGCTGTCAGTCGGCATAGCGGTCGATGCCAACGTGCTGATCTTCGAGCGCATCCGCGAAGAATTGATCGCGGGTCGTTCGGTCCGCGTGGCCGTCGACGAGGGATTCAAGCACGCGATGAACGCCATCGTCGATTCCAACGTGTCGACTGTCGTCACCGCGCTCTTCCTCTTCCAGTTCGGCACCGGCCCGGTCAAGGGATTTGCCGTGACGCTCATCATGGGTATCGCGGCCTCGATGGTCACCGCGGTGTTCGTGACCAAGACTTTCTTCCTGCTGTGGCTGCAGCGCCGGCCCACGGCTACAACGCTGAGTATCTGA